A stretch of DNA from Thermoleophilaceae bacterium:
GAGGACACGTTCACGGCCGGCGTGCCGGTGCGCGCGCTGAGCGCCGTGAAGGCCTGGGTGAGGTCGCCGCTCGTGAGCGGCTGCTCGCCGTGGAAGCCGCCCGGGAGGGGCTGCATCAGGCCGGCCTTCACCACCTGCGACTGCTGCTTCTTGTCCCAGTTCGCGAGTGTGTGCGCCTGGGCGGGCGCGGCGCCGGCTGCGAGGGCCAGCGCGGCCACGGCTGCGCTGATCAGCTTGGACGGCATCACGCCCTTGGGATCGGACGGGTGAGGCGGAGGCTTTAGCTTTCGGGGCGTGATCTGGATTCAGGAGAACGTGAGGCTGCGCGCGTATCCGCGCGGCTTTCACCTCGTCACGCGCGAGGTGGAAGAGGCGCTGCCCGGGCTGTCTTCGATCGGCGTGGGCGTGGCGCACGTGTTCATCCGGCACACCTCGGCATCGTTGACGCTGAACGAGAACGCGAGCCCCGATGTGCGACGCGACTTCGAGACGTGGTTCACGCGCGCCGTGCCGGATGGCGCTTCGTATTTCACACACACGCTCGAGGGCGACGACGACATGCCGGCGCACATCAAGGCGGCGCTGCTGGGGTCGTCGCTGACGGTTCCGGTGACGGACGGCCGCTTCGCGCTCGGCACGTGGCAGGGCATCTACCTGTGCGAGCACCGCGACTCGGGCGGGCCGCGGTCTCTGACCGTGACGGCCTGGGGTGAGGAGCGGGGCTAGCGGCAGTCCGTCTCACGCATATGCGAACATACGTTCGTGCGCTGGGACAACCTTCGAATCGAGAACGAGGACGAGCACCGGCTGCCGGGGTATCGCGACCCCGCGGTGGTGCGCCGTTTTGACGCGCCCGAGGCCCTGGACATCCGCTTCTACGAGGTTCACGCGAAGTCGGCGCTGAACCACGTGCCGAAGGCTTCGCGCATGCCCTTTCGCTGGACGATCAACCCGTATCGCGGATGCACTCATGCGTGCGCGTACTGCTTCGCCAGGCCCACGCACACGTATCTGGACTTCAACGCAGGCCGCGATTTCGAGCGCGAGATCGTGGTCAAGGTGAACGTTCCTGAGCTGCTTCGCAAAGAGCTGGCCAAGCCGTCGTGGAAGGGCGAGCACGTCGCGCTCGGCACGAACACCGATCCGTATCAGTGGGTCGAGGGCCGCTACAAGCTCATGCCCGGCATCTGGGAGGCATTCCGGGACCTCCGCAACCCGTGTTCCGTGCTCACCAAGTCTCCGCTCCTGCTGCGCGACCTTCCATTGCTGAAGGAGATCGCCGAGGTGGCGCCGATCAGCGCGAACTTCTCGGTGCCCACCCTCGACGAGAAAGCCTGGCGCGCCACCGAGCCGCACACGCCCAACCCCCGCGCGCGGCTCGAGGCGGTGGCCGAGCTCAACCGGTCGGGCATTCCCACCGGGATCCTCATTGCCCCGCTCATGCCGGGGATCAACGACGCCCCCGAGCAGGTCGAGAAGATCCTCGAGATCGCGACGGAGGCGGGCGCGGT
This window harbors:
- a CDS encoding radical SAM protein, which translates into the protein MRWDNLRIENEDEHRLPGYRDPAVVRRFDAPEALDIRFYEVHAKSALNHVPKASRMPFRWTINPYRGCTHACAYCFARPTHTYLDFNAGRDFEREIVVKVNVPELLRKELAKPSWKGEHVALGTNTDPYQWVEGRYKLMPGIWEAFRDLRNPCSVLTKSPLLLRDLPLLKEIAEVAPISANFSVPTLDEKAWRATEPHTPNPRARLEAVAELNRSGIPTGILIAPLMPGINDAPEQVEKILEIATEAGAVSVGGIALHLRGEVRDIFFEWLRAHRPDLVPRYEQLYRRGAYMSSAERQRLQDLATPPGRPSSPRRYMRDRDLASPPREPKPAAPSPSQPALF
- a CDS encoding secondary thiamine-phosphate synthase enzyme YjbQ; this encodes MIWIQENVRLRAYPRGFHLVTREVEEALPGLSSIGVGVAHVFIRHTSASLTLNENASPDVRRDFETWFTRAVPDGASYFTHTLEGDDDMPAHIKAALLGSSLTVPVTDGRFALGTWQGIYLCEHRDSGGPRSLTVTAWGEERG